A single window of Colletes latitarsis isolate SP2378_abdomen chromosome 6, iyColLati1, whole genome shotgun sequence DNA harbors:
- the LOC143342433 gene encoding exopolyphosphatase PRUNE1-like isoform X1 codes for MESFLSASKAALSDLSRYKRIRIVLGNGTCDLDSAVSALIQGFSEYLDGMKNKEMDLTVIPLMNIPEREYRVKTEVMYFFKRHNISSSSLTFWDQIDLKALKEDTEKNLEIILVDHHNLRDEDIFLKDSIIEVIDHRPQDIRWPWPDRKVHLEIVGSCATLVAQHFLRKHPEMMDSCLSSLLRGPILIDTCNLSKEAGRATSTDVEIVEALEKIGRLDLDRHQVYNEILKAKSDISELTPSDLLIRDLKVTAGVPIVGMPILFEDFLKLPDASAALRPFAESRSTTIVVLLGMEFKQGTQFRDVAIFSINGDRLKQKIVDALTTASEPSLELTLTREIHEENEKWNLLIYKQRNIRATRKHVLPIVRDTVLSQCDC; via the exons ATGGAATCGTTCCTCTCGGCATCGAAAGCAGCTCTG TCGGACTTATCTCGTTACAAACGAATACGCATTGTTTTGGGGAACGGGACCTGCGATTTAGATTCCGCCGTATCTGCCCTGATTCAAGGATTCTCCGAGTATCTAGATGGAATGAAAAACAAAGAAATGGATTTAACAGTAATTCCATTAATGAATATACCCGAGAGAGAATATCGCGTGAAAACGGAAGTCATGTATTTTTTCAAACGTCACAACATTTCCTCGAGTTCATTGACATTTTG GGATCAGATAGATCTGAAAGCTCTAAAGGAAGATACTGAAAAGAATTTAGAAATTATACTCGTTGATCATCACAATCTCCGGGACGAAGACATTTTTCTTAAAGACTCTATAATCGAGGTTATCGATCATCGACCTCAAGACATACGGTGGCCTTGGCCCGATAGAAAAGTTCACCTAGAAATTGTCGGTAGCTGCGCGACTTTGGTGGCGCAACATTTCCTTCGCAAACATCCGGAAATGATGGACTCTTGCTTGTCGAGTCTTTTGCGAG GTCCAATTTTGATCGACACTTGTAATTTATCGAAGGAGGCAGGTCGCGCCACTTCCACCGACGTTGAAATTGTAGAGGCTCTCGAGAAAATCGGGCGTCTGGATCTTGATAGACATCAAGTGTATAATGAGATTTTGAAAGCAAAATCCGATATCAGCGAGCTAACTCCTAGCGATCTCCTAATTAGAGATTTGAAAGTCACTGCTGGAGTGCCAATTGTCGGAATGCCTATACTGTTCGAG GATTTTCTCAAGTTACCAGATGCGTCTGCAGCCCTTCGACCTTTCGCCGAGTCTAGAAGCACCACGATCGTCGTTCTGCTGGGAATGGAGTTTAAGCAGGGGACTCAATTCCGAGATGTTGCTATTTTCTCGATAAATGGCGATCGACTGAAACAGAAG ATAGTAGACGCGTTGACTACGGCCTCTGAACCGTCTCTCGAGTTGACCTTGACAAGGGAAATTCACGAAGAGAATGAAAAATGGAACTTACTGATCTACAAGCAGAGAAATATACGCGCTACGCGAAAGCACGTGTTACCGATTGTTAGAGACACGGTATTATCGCAGTGTGACTGCTAA
- the LOC143342433 gene encoding exopolyphosphatase PRUNE1-like isoform X2, protein MESFLSASKAALSDLSRYKRIRIVLGNGTCDLDSAVSALIQGFSEYLDGMKNKEMDLTVIPLMNIPEREYRVKTEVMYFFKRHNISSSSLTFWDQIDLKALKEDTEKNLEIILVDHHNLRDEDIFLKDSIIEVIDHRPQDIRWPWPDRKVHLEIVGSCATLVAQHFLRKHPEMMDSCLSSLLRGPILIDTCNLSKEAGRATSTDVEIVEALEKIGRLDLDRHQVYNEILKAKSDISELTPSDLLIRDLKVTAGVPIVGMPILFEDFLKLPDASAALRPFAESRSTTIVVLLGMEFKQGTQFRDVAIFSINGDRLKQKIVDALTTASEPSLELTLTREIHEENEKWNLLIYKQRNIRATRKHVLPIVRDTVLSQSSQ, encoded by the exons ATGGAATCGTTCCTCTCGGCATCGAAAGCAGCTCTG TCGGACTTATCTCGTTACAAACGAATACGCATTGTTTTGGGGAACGGGACCTGCGATTTAGATTCCGCCGTATCTGCCCTGATTCAAGGATTCTCCGAGTATCTAGATGGAATGAAAAACAAAGAAATGGATTTAACAGTAATTCCATTAATGAATATACCCGAGAGAGAATATCGCGTGAAAACGGAAGTCATGTATTTTTTCAAACGTCACAACATTTCCTCGAGTTCATTGACATTTTG GGATCAGATAGATCTGAAAGCTCTAAAGGAAGATACTGAAAAGAATTTAGAAATTATACTCGTTGATCATCACAATCTCCGGGACGAAGACATTTTTCTTAAAGACTCTATAATCGAGGTTATCGATCATCGACCTCAAGACATACGGTGGCCTTGGCCCGATAGAAAAGTTCACCTAGAAATTGTCGGTAGCTGCGCGACTTTGGTGGCGCAACATTTCCTTCGCAAACATCCGGAAATGATGGACTCTTGCTTGTCGAGTCTTTTGCGAG GTCCAATTTTGATCGACACTTGTAATTTATCGAAGGAGGCAGGTCGCGCCACTTCCACCGACGTTGAAATTGTAGAGGCTCTCGAGAAAATCGGGCGTCTGGATCTTGATAGACATCAAGTGTATAATGAGATTTTGAAAGCAAAATCCGATATCAGCGAGCTAACTCCTAGCGATCTCCTAATTAGAGATTTGAAAGTCACTGCTGGAGTGCCAATTGTCGGAATGCCTATACTGTTCGAG GATTTTCTCAAGTTACCAGATGCGTCTGCAGCCCTTCGACCTTTCGCCGAGTCTAGAAGCACCACGATCGTCGTTCTGCTGGGAATGGAGTTTAAGCAGGGGACTCAATTCCGAGATGTTGCTATTTTCTCGATAAATGGCGATCGACTGAAACAGAAG ATAGTAGACGCGTTGACTACGGCCTCTGAACCGTCTCTCGAGTTGACCTTGACAAGGGAAATTCACGAAGAGAATGAAAAATGGAACTTACTGATCTACAAGCAGAGAAATATACGCGCTACGCGAAAGCACGTGTTACCGATTGTTAGAGACACGGTATTATCGCAGT CTTCTCAATGA